One part of the Sorangiineae bacterium MSr11954 genome encodes these proteins:
- a CDS encoding arylamine N-acetyltransferase, with protein MNHDTALEYLNRIGTPLPSAPTSEVLRELQVRHLRTVPFENLSIHLDEPIDLNETALMDKIVRRRRGGFCYELNGLFAGLLHALGFRVTLLAGKVFATDGKLGPPFDHLALAVDLEERWLVDVGFGRFSTYPLRLDATEPQADPSGEFRVVPTPEGDRDVHCDGTPQYRLELRARALTDFLPTCWWQQTSPLSHFTRSLTCSLATANGRVTLSGNRLITTANRERTETLLGDDAAIHDAYRTLFGFELSRLPTVRR; from the coding sequence GTGAATCACGATACCGCACTCGAATATTTGAACAGGATCGGCACGCCGCTGCCGAGCGCGCCAACATCGGAGGTCCTGCGCGAGCTACAAGTGCGGCACCTGCGGACGGTGCCGTTCGAGAACCTCAGCATCCATCTCGACGAGCCCATCGACTTGAACGAGACGGCGCTGATGGACAAGATCGTGCGGCGCCGGCGAGGCGGCTTTTGTTACGAGCTCAATGGACTGTTCGCGGGGCTGCTCCACGCGCTCGGCTTTCGCGTCACCCTGCTGGCCGGCAAGGTATTCGCCACGGACGGGAAGCTCGGCCCGCCCTTCGATCACCTCGCGCTGGCGGTCGACCTCGAGGAGCGCTGGTTGGTCGACGTTGGCTTTGGCAGGTTCAGCACCTACCCCCTCCGTCTCGATGCGACCGAGCCTCAGGCCGATCCAAGCGGAGAGTTCCGCGTGGTCCCGACCCCCGAGGGCGATCGCGATGTGCACTGCGATGGCACACCCCAGTACCGCTTGGAACTGCGCGCGCGCGCGCTCACCGACTTTCTGCCGACGTGCTGGTGGCAGCAAACCTCTCCGCTCTCGCACTTCACGCGCAGCCTGACCTGCTCCTTGGCGACCGCGAATGGGCGCGTCACCCTCAGCGGGAACCGGCTGATCACCACCGCCAACCGCGAGCGCACCGAAACGCTCCTCGGCGATGACGCCGCCATCCACGACGCCTACCGAACCCTGTTCGGCTTCGAGTTGAGCCGCTTGCCCACCGTGCGTCGTTAG
- a CDS encoding SfnB family sulfur acquisition oxidoreductase, giving the protein MSLQFARGAAERDREARAPRAELDQFSRSGLWAITVPREYGGADVSSVTLAKVVSTVASADGSLGQIPQNHYYAVELVRVVGRESQKRRLFERVLEGERFGNALAEIGTKTADVRTTRLVRDGDGYRVRGRKFYATGAIFAQRIPTLVVDEEGVQQLAFVARDAEGLTVVDDWTGFGQRTTGSGSVILDDVYVHAEDVIAFQSAFDRPTAAGPFAQILHAAIDTGIARGAYEAALAFVRTRARPWIDSGVEHASEDPLTIHALGRLAIRVHAAEALLERAGEILDVARAEPTVKTVAEASIAVAEARALSTEVALAAGTQLIELGGARATLAEQGLDRYWRDARTHTLHDPVRWKYYAVGNYYLNDELPPRRGTL; this is encoded by the coding sequence TTGTCTTTGCAATTTGCCCGCGGCGCAGCCGAGCGCGATCGCGAGGCGCGCGCGCCCCGGGCGGAGCTGGACCAGTTCTCGCGCTCCGGCCTGTGGGCGATCACGGTCCCGCGGGAATACGGCGGGGCCGATGTGTCGAGCGTCACCCTCGCCAAGGTCGTGAGCACCGTGGCCAGCGCCGATGGTTCGCTGGGGCAAATCCCGCAGAATCATTATTACGCCGTGGAGCTGGTGCGCGTGGTCGGGCGCGAATCGCAGAAGCGCCGCTTGTTCGAGCGGGTCCTCGAGGGGGAGCGCTTCGGCAACGCGCTGGCCGAAATCGGGACGAAGACGGCCGACGTGCGCACCACGCGCCTCGTGCGCGACGGCGACGGGTACCGCGTGCGCGGCCGCAAGTTCTATGCGACGGGCGCCATCTTCGCCCAGCGCATCCCCACCTTGGTGGTGGACGAAGAGGGCGTGCAGCAGCTCGCCTTCGTCGCGCGCGACGCCGAAGGGCTCACCGTGGTCGACGACTGGACCGGCTTCGGGCAGCGCACCACGGGGAGCGGCAGCGTCATCCTCGACGATGTGTACGTGCACGCCGAGGACGTGATCGCGTTCCAATCCGCCTTCGATCGCCCGACCGCCGCGGGGCCGTTCGCGCAGATCCTCCACGCCGCCATCGACACCGGCATCGCCCGCGGCGCCTACGAGGCCGCGCTGGCGTTCGTGCGCACCCGCGCCCGACCCTGGATCGACTCGGGCGTGGAGCACGCCAGCGAGGATCCGCTGACCATCCACGCCTTGGGCCGCCTCGCCATCCGCGTGCACGCCGCCGAAGCACTGCTGGAGCGCGCGGGCGAGATCCTCGACGTCGCGCGCGCCGAGCCCACCGTGAAGACGGTGGCCGAAGCGTCCATCGCGGTGGCCGAGGCACGCGCACTGAGCACCGAGGTAGCGCTCGCAGCCGGCACCCAGTTGATCGAGCTGGGCGGGGCGCGCGCCACCCTCGCCGAGCAAGGCTTGGATCGCTATTGGCGCGACGCGCGCACCCACACGTTGCACGATCCCGTGCGCTGGAAATACTACGCGGTGGGAAATTACTATTTGAACGACGAGCTGCCGCCGCGACGCGGGACCCTTTGA
- a CDS encoding cupin has protein sequence MPKLISAPTRVEAAGNKPKIIEEYVGRVNSGTSAVSVAHMKSPPGWLEPGQTPEFDEYTVVLAGTLRVEGRNGVIDVQAGQAVIAKAGEWVRYSTLSDVGAEYIATCVPAFSPAIVHRDE, from the coding sequence ATGCCTAAATTGATTTCTGCCCCGACGCGTGTGGAAGCCGCCGGGAATAAACCTAAAATCATCGAAGAATACGTAGGGCGCGTAAACTCGGGCACCTCGGCCGTCAGCGTCGCACACATGAAGAGCCCACCGGGCTGGCTCGAGCCAGGGCAAACACCGGAGTTCGACGAGTACACCGTCGTACTCGCAGGAACGCTCCGCGTCGAAGGGCGCAATGGCGTGATCGATGTGCAGGCAGGCCAGGCCGTCATCGCCAAAGCCGGCGAGTGGGTGCGCTACAGCACGCTGTCCGACGTCGGCGCCGAATACATCGCCACGTGCGTTCCGGCGTTCTCACCCGCCATCGTCCACCGCGACGAGTAA
- a CDS encoding isocitrate lyase/PEP mutase family protein: MNEKTGPRSLREKLREQPGEPRLIVAPGAYDCITARAVQHAGAAAVYMTGAGTAAALGYPDYGLLTLTEMAENAGRIAASVDLPVIADADTGYGNELNTVRTVREFERRGVAAIHLEDQAFPKKCGHLDDKVLVSMDDFVAKIRAAVAARSDPHFMLIARTDARAVLGFEQAIHRANAALAAGADMAFVEAPETVEEIRAIPRLVRGPCMLNMVWGGKTPDMPFSEVESAGYRLAILPLMLIGAAVAACDRALEAMKEHGRHPSLGDTTVRQTFSRFGADEWDHVRDALREDALRSEEPIPPTERKV; the protein is encoded by the coding sequence ATGAACGAAAAGACGGGCCCTCGAAGCCTGCGGGAAAAATTACGCGAACAACCAGGGGAACCCAGGCTGATCGTCGCCCCCGGGGCCTACGACTGCATCACCGCCCGCGCCGTGCAGCACGCGGGCGCAGCCGCTGTTTACATGACGGGCGCCGGAACGGCGGCCGCGCTCGGTTATCCCGATTATGGCCTGCTCACCCTCACCGAGATGGCCGAGAACGCGGGGCGCATCGCGGCGAGCGTCGACCTGCCCGTCATCGCCGACGCCGACACCGGCTACGGCAATGAGCTCAACACCGTGCGCACGGTGCGCGAGTTCGAGCGGCGCGGGGTGGCCGCCATTCATCTGGAGGACCAGGCCTTTCCCAAAAAGTGCGGACACCTCGACGACAAAGTTCTCGTGAGCATGGACGACTTCGTGGCCAAAATCCGCGCCGCCGTGGCCGCGCGCTCCGATCCGCATTTCATGCTCATCGCCCGGACGGACGCGCGCGCGGTCCTGGGGTTCGAGCAGGCCATCCACCGCGCCAACGCCGCCCTCGCGGCCGGCGCCGACATGGCGTTCGTGGAGGCGCCGGAGACGGTGGAGGAGATCCGAGCCATTCCGCGATTGGTGCGCGGTCCCTGTATGCTAAACATGGTGTGGGGCGGCAAAACGCCCGATATGCCCTTTTCGGAGGTGGAGTCCGCGGGCTACCGGCTGGCCATCTTGCCGTTGATGCTCATCGGGGCGGCGGTCGCCGCCTGCGATCGCGCGCTCGAGGCCATGAAAGAGCACGGCCGCCATCCCTCGCTGGGCGACACCACGGTGCGGCAAACCTTTTCGCGCTTTGGCGCCGACGAATGGGACCATGTGCGCGACGCGCTGCGCGAGGATGCACTTCGCTCCGAGGAGCCAATTCCACCTACGGAGAGGAAGGTGTAA
- a CDS encoding LLM class flavin-dependent oxidoreductase, with translation MPKKQIRINAFDMNCVGHINHGLWTHPRDRSTDYTSLDYWTNLARSLERGLFDGLFIADIVGVYDVYGNGVDLTLQESIQLPVGDPLLLVSAMAHVTQHLGFGLTANLTYEPPYLFARRMSTLDHLTRGRIAWNIVTGYLESAAKAMGLRAQPEHDLRYDQADEYLEVLYRLWEESWEDGAVLADRARRVYAQPDKVHKIRHAGRFFEVEGYHLCEPSPQRTPVLFQAGSSDRGLAFAGRHAECVFISGQNKAATREQVAKVRESAARAGRDPFDVKVFMGLTVIAAKTEAEARDKQAEYLRYASAEAGVAHFASSTGIDFARYDLDEPIRYVKTNAIQSAVNNLTVKNTDWTVRKLRAQHALGGRYFTIVGSPLQVADAMESWIDETGLDGFNLTRTVTPESHEDFIDLVVPELQSRGVYKTEYAPGTLRRKLFEAGDRLPPNHTGAACRAPPESTLR, from the coding sequence ATGCCCAAAAAGCAAATACGCATCAACGCCTTCGACATGAACTGCGTCGGCCACATCAACCACGGCCTCTGGACGCACCCGCGCGACCGCTCCACCGATTATACGTCGCTCGATTATTGGACCAATCTGGCCCGGTCGCTGGAGCGCGGGCTCTTCGACGGGCTGTTCATCGCCGACATCGTGGGCGTGTACGACGTTTACGGCAACGGCGTCGATCTCACCCTCCAGGAGTCCATTCAGCTGCCGGTGGGCGATCCATTGCTCTTGGTCTCGGCCATGGCCCACGTCACCCAGCACCTCGGCTTCGGCCTCACCGCGAACCTCACCTACGAGCCCCCGTACCTGTTCGCGCGCCGCATGTCGACCTTGGATCACCTGACGCGCGGGCGGATCGCGTGGAACATCGTCACCGGCTACCTGGAGAGCGCGGCCAAGGCGATGGGCTTGCGCGCGCAGCCGGAGCACGATCTGCGCTACGACCAAGCCGACGAGTACCTCGAGGTGCTCTACCGGCTCTGGGAGGAGAGCTGGGAGGACGGCGCGGTGCTCGCCGACCGCGCGCGGCGCGTTTATGCGCAGCCGGACAAGGTGCATAAGATCCGGCACGCCGGGAGGTTCTTCGAGGTGGAGGGCTACCACCTGTGCGAGCCCTCGCCGCAGCGCACGCCCGTGCTCTTTCAGGCCGGATCCTCCGATCGCGGCCTCGCCTTCGCCGGCCGCCACGCCGAGTGCGTCTTCATCAGCGGGCAAAACAAAGCCGCCACGCGCGAACAGGTGGCCAAGGTGCGCGAGAGCGCCGCCCGCGCGGGGCGCGATCCGTTCGACGTCAAGGTGTTCATGGGCCTCACGGTCATCGCGGCGAAGACCGAGGCCGAGGCCCGAGACAAACAAGCCGAGTATTTGCGTTACGCGAGCGCCGAGGCGGGGGTGGCCCACTTCGCGAGCTCCACCGGGATCGATTTCGCTCGATACGATTTGGACGAGCCCATTCGATACGTAAAGACCAACGCCATCCAATCGGCGGTGAACAACCTCACCGTGAAGAACACCGATTGGACCGTGCGCAAGCTACGAGCCCAGCACGCCCTGGGCGGCCGCTATTTCACGATCGTGGGCTCGCCCTTGCAGGTCGCCGACGCGATGGAGAGCTGGATCGACGAGACGGGGCTCGACGGCTTCAACTTGACGCGCACGGTCACCCCCGAGAGCCACGAGGACTTCATCGACTTGGTGGTGCCCGAGCTGCAGAGCCGCGGCGTCTACAAAACGGAATATGCACCTGGGACCTTGCGCCGGAAGCTCTTCGAGGCCGGCGACAGGCTGCCGCCGAACCATACCGGCGCCGCCTGTCGTGCACCGCCCGAATCCACGCTTCGCTGA
- a CDS encoding MetQ/NlpA family ABC transporter substrate-binding protein, which translates to MSKSALAPSRLTWPAAIAVVAITLFLAFGLNRAFHAATVTDHAKPLRLGTTGAFVPPLEAAVQEAAKRGISVELIEFSDWSTPNISLANGDIDVNYFQHVPFLENAKREGKFDLVPYASGILNNVGLYSKKHKSFAELPDGARVAIANDPVNEGRGLQLLAKAGLLELKPGVSYKATLKDVTNNPKHLTILEVEAVQLVRAYDDADLVQGYPAYIRLAKTFDPQSALLFDGLDHKEYVIQFVIRPQSRNDERLREFVDVYQHSPVVRAALDKAHGNLYERGWEL; encoded by the coding sequence ATGTCCAAATCCGCCCTCGCGCCCTCGCGGCTCACATGGCCCGCCGCCATCGCCGTCGTCGCCATCACTTTGTTCCTCGCCTTCGGATTGAACCGCGCCTTCCACGCGGCGACCGTCACCGACCATGCCAAACCGCTCCGCCTCGGCACCACCGGCGCCTTCGTTCCTCCGCTGGAGGCGGCCGTGCAGGAGGCGGCCAAGCGCGGCATTTCGGTGGAGCTGATCGAGTTCAGCGATTGGAGCACGCCCAATATCAGCCTGGCCAACGGCGATATCGACGTCAATTACTTCCAGCATGTCCCCTTCCTGGAGAACGCCAAACGGGAGGGCAAATTCGATCTCGTCCCCTATGCGTCGGGGATCCTCAACAACGTGGGGCTCTATTCGAAGAAGCACAAAAGCTTCGCGGAGCTCCCCGACGGCGCGCGGGTGGCCATCGCCAACGATCCGGTGAACGAGGGGCGCGGATTGCAGCTGTTGGCCAAGGCCGGGCTGCTTGAGCTCAAGCCGGGCGTGAGCTACAAGGCGACCTTGAAGGACGTCACCAACAATCCCAAGCACCTCACCATCCTGGAGGTCGAGGCCGTGCAGCTCGTACGCGCCTACGACGACGCCGATTTGGTCCAGGGTTATCCCGCGTACATTCGCCTGGCGAAGACCTTCGACCCCCAATCGGCGCTCTTGTTCGATGGATTGGATCACAAGGAGTACGTCATTCAATTCGTGATCCGCCCCCAGAGCCGGAACGACGAGCGGCTGCGGGAGTTCGTCGACGTCTACCAGCACTCCCCGGTGGTGCGTGCCGCCCTCGACAAGGCGCACGGAAACCTCTATGAGCGCGGTTGGGAGCTTTGA
- a CDS encoding SfnB family sulfur acquisition oxidoreductase: protein MTNSDPASPDVAPPVAAARLLTGDLEAIEAARELARFAEREAARRDRERVLPWAELELFTTRGLGGMSIPRAYGGPGLSWVTVAEVFAIVSAADPSLGQIPQNQFGVLAVVQDAGSEAQKRRIFANILDGWRIGNAGPERSSKNTLETKARLTRDGDAFRLNGEKFYSTGALFAHWVSVKAVDDEGRNVMAFVRRGTPGLRIVDDWSGFGQRTTASGTVQLENVRVGADDVIPSGVLAQKPSLHGPISQLIQAAIDLGIARGAIADTIAFVRERTRPWIDAGVEAASREPFTIAEVGKLEVELHAAEALLVKAARTLDTLGAAAAKTVDAEGAEAAAAVDAETVARASIAVAEAKVLTTEVALSASEKLFELAGSRATLAEFNLDRHWRNARTHTVHDPVRWKCYAVGDYYLNGTLPARHAWI, encoded by the coding sequence ATGACGAATTCCGATCCAGCATCGCCCGATGTTGCACCGCCGGTCGCAGCGGCGCGCCTTCTCACGGGTGACCTCGAGGCCATCGAAGCCGCCCGCGAGCTGGCGCGCTTCGCCGAGCGCGAGGCCGCCCGGCGCGACCGCGAGCGGGTGCTCCCTTGGGCCGAGCTCGAGCTATTCACGACCCGCGGCCTAGGCGGCATGAGCATCCCGCGCGCCTACGGAGGGCCGGGGCTCTCCTGGGTCACCGTGGCCGAAGTGTTTGCCATCGTCTCGGCCGCGGACCCCTCGCTCGGGCAAATCCCGCAAAACCAGTTCGGCGTCCTCGCCGTCGTTCAGGACGCGGGGAGCGAAGCGCAGAAGCGGCGCATCTTCGCCAACATCCTCGACGGATGGAGGATCGGCAACGCGGGGCCCGAGCGCAGCAGCAAGAACACCTTGGAGACGAAGGCGCGCCTCACCCGCGACGGCGATGCGTTCCGTTTGAACGGGGAGAAGTTTTACTCCACCGGCGCGCTCTTCGCACATTGGGTCAGCGTCAAAGCGGTGGACGACGAAGGCCGAAATGTCATGGCCTTCGTCCGCCGCGGCACCCCTGGACTTCGCATCGTCGACGATTGGTCCGGCTTCGGCCAGCGAACCACCGCCAGCGGCACCGTGCAGCTCGAGAACGTGCGCGTCGGCGCGGACGACGTCATCCCCAGCGGCGTTCTGGCGCAAAAGCCCAGCCTGCACGGCCCCATCTCGCAGTTGATCCAAGCGGCCATCGACCTCGGCATCGCCCGCGGCGCCATCGCAGACACCATCGCCTTCGTCCGCGAGCGCACGCGCCCCTGGATCGACGCGGGGGTCGAGGCGGCGAGCCGTGAGCCGTTCACCATCGCCGAGGTCGGAAAGCTCGAGGTGGAGCTGCACGCCGCCGAGGCGCTGCTCGTCAAAGCCGCGCGAACATTGGATACGCTCGGCGCCGCGGCCGCCAAGACCGTCGATGCCGAGGGCGCGGAGGCCGCCGCGGCCGTCGACGCCGAGACCGTGGCGCGCGCATCCATCGCGGTGGCAGAGGCCAAGGTGCTGACCACCGAGGTCGCCCTCTCGGCGAGCGAAAAATTGTTCGAGCTCGCCGGCTCGCGCGCCACCCTCGCCGAGTTCAACCTCGATCGCCACTGGCGCAACGCGCGCACCCACACGGTGCACGATCCCGTGCGCTGGAAGTGCTACGCGGTCGGCGACTACTACCTCAATGGCACCTTGCCCGCGCGCCACGCCTGGATTTGA